The Gallus gallus isolate bGalGal1 chromosome 5, bGalGal1.mat.broiler.GRCg7b, whole genome shotgun sequence region AAGCACAAATTCTTCCGGGCATGACCTGTTAATAAAGCCAGTGAACTACCACGCAGACAAAGGTGCCCATAGGGAACACACTACACAACTGTATTACAAAGTGCAGCTGCACAGTTGTTTCTGTTTAGtttaagcagtattttttttttttacaacagtaacagaaaaataaaccctAAAGGGGATCAACTTGGAAGTTTACCTGGATCAACTATGTCAGTAAAAGATGGCCAAGACAAACATTTCTTGggaaaaatttatttccagATGAATGCTAAAAGAGTCAATAGAATTGATTTGGCACAATTTCTAGCTAGTTGATATTATACATTGCTGTTATTATCATGATAATGAAGTGGCATAGAATGACATCATCAACAGACATGGGACACAGATAGTCCCAGGCACACATAGATAAGGGAAACTGAAAAGGACTGATGAGAACATAGGTTCAGCTGATAACAGCCTGTGCTAATCTTTGTACACACACTGAagtaaaagaaattaagaagtcTTCTAAGGCTTTTCCAATTGTATAGCAAAGGAGGAGAAAGTGCTGCTTTGAGATACTAGCAaggaaataattgttttgtaGAGAAGCATTCAATAGCTAGTAAATTTATTACTAGTGCTTTAACAAGTGGACAGGACCAAGGCCTGCAAGACCAGAAACAACTTCCCTAGTAAATCTTGgatattttcagatatttctgcACAGTAACTTCGCCTGAAACTTCTCAGTTGGTAAAATAATTGTAACTATTACTGTAAAGGACTCGGTAAAAACTCATGTACCAACTCAAGCTCCTGAAAGCTCACACAAACTAAGCTCAACACAAGTTTCAGTACGTGGCTTACCTTCAGATCATGGTATTGGCCTTGAGCTAGAAGCAGATACTGATATAATATTCTGCAGGAAAGTCTGTAGCTCTCATCAGGAACATGAATTACAGACACCATTGAAATCTAccgaagaaaaaaaaggtatatttAATATCTTTCCTTTTCATGATATGATGCATATAAAATAGTgtgtcatagaatggcttgggttggaaggaacttcaAGCTTTAAAGATAACATACGCCGTTGTAACTTCTGACCTGCTCATTTCCTTAGACAATCAGGACCTCATCAATATTGACTTCAAGCACAGAGGAATACAAAATGCTGGACAAGGTAAAAATGGGAAGAGGCACAAGATAGCACTTTGTGGAGCCTCAGCTTTCTGCCCTGGTCCTCCACTGCACTCTCCTGTAACCAGTTTACAGCAGAGACCTGCTCTGTCTGCTCTCAGCTGATGGGCCCCATACCAAAAAGGAACCCAAACACATGCCCTCCTCCTGAAGTTCAGTGCTTATGCAACTGAGGTAGGGCTTACACACTCATGCATGTGCCTCAGCCTCACACTTCAAAATCCACTACATGGCTAATTACACACAGAGCTTAAATATATACACACCTGTGCATGTGTATTTATACTAACTGAATTTACTACCCTTTTGCAATAAGGTTTTTTTCTCTAATCACAATGCCTCATAAAAAAATTCACAAAGCTTTGTGCTGCCTTAGTTTTGGAACCTGAAAGTCATCAATTCGCCATGAGAATTAAAGCTCTCCTGCTTTGATAAGGTTCTGAAAGCTAGCTGTTCTCAGTGTATTTGTATTACATCATTGCACCCTAAGTGCTGTTTCAGTGGCAATGCGTGTCCTCAGCTCGCTGCTTGTTCAGACACCGAGGCAACTTTCTGAATCATGAGTGGGACCCATTCCAAATGGAACTGTCTCAGCTCTTTAAGGTGTTGTTTCCTCTATTATGCTACTCTATAGTACAGAAATCTATACAGTAATACTAGAATCTAGTATAAACTTTCTGCTGTTTGATCATAAATCTTCCCTTCAAGCAttctctgtctttttatttGTACACTTATAATCAAGTTACTTCTCAATCTTCTGTTTTATAGACTAAGTAAGTCTTCTACATCTTCAGTTCTGCTGTCCTTCAAATAATTTCTGTCACCTTTTTCTGTTGTCACATGAATCTGGTGTGGAAAGTTAGAGGAAAACTCCTGCACAAAACCACACAGGCATGATCTGGCCACAGATGCATTCAGGATGAAAGTCAGCCCATGTTCTTAGTTTTCAAGTCAGCAATCAACACAAATATCTCTGCCAGACCTAAAAAAAGGTCTTTCTTTGCCAACAGCAATCTGAAACACCGTATCAACAACAGGAGCTCCACCATAGATAAATATCCCTAAAATATATTCCTGTATTACTTACAATATCATATATTTCCCTGTCTTCTTCGTCAGCTAATGTCAGCAGCGCTATCAATGGATAGCAAAGTCTAGGCACTGGGCCAAAATCGACAACTTGAGCATCTTCTGGTAGCtgacaatatttttcttccttgtcatttttttttatgctttactTGTGTCAAGGAAAACAATCAGTGTCACTGTGATAGCAGACAAATGTGACGTTTGCATAAAGAATATTTGTCATCATATTTATTCCTAATTACATTGTACCAAGAACTGCCTAATGTTCACAGCTCTCCCTGTGCCAGCAAATTAGCATATTTTGtcaaaacaatttaaataaagGATACAAGTATTGCTGTCGATAGAGATATTCGTCGTACAGAGCATCCTCTAGCGCCTGAGGAGTATTTATTCTGAAGCAGTAGACATGTTTTTGTAACGCTTCATGGAGTTTTTGAACATTGCAGCCCCAGTAGCACGTAAGAACACAGTCTTCCAGACAGTCAGGTATCAGTGTTATACCCCCTTTTAGAAAGAAGATAAGGACTTCATTAATTCCATTAACTCACCAACGTGCAGGAATTCTGGAACTGCTAAGTGCAGGTTGTTAAAAGgaaacaggcagaaaacaaCGTCAACATCCCAGATTTTTACCATTTTAATCTAATCTTTAAAAATTCAAACTAGGTTTGGTGCTTCTGGAAGACAACGATGAGAAGGCAGTGGGTGTGAGGAGATACAAATGCTGTCTGAGCTAACAGAAGCAGCATGTGTATTACAAAGGGTAAATTTTAACTTCTGGTAACATTTTACAAGCACACTGGAAGGCTCAAGAGTATAATCTCTAGACCAAAGTCCATTCCCTCTTTAGACAATGATAGTAATTGGATCACTGGCCTACAACACCCACTGTGGCCTACAAGGATAAAGCCCTCTTGGTCATGCAGAGGAATGCTAAAAAGAGGATATGTGCtgcatttcctttctaaaaagCAAGCATCCAGCATAGCAACTTCTACAATGCTAACAGCACAAATAGGAACACAACTCTTGAGAAGTCCCACCAAATTCAAGTGCTCAAGCCTGCTGGAAAATTCATGTGACTTGATGACTAATTACAGGGGTTTCCTCTGAGTgtgcttcttttttgtttgttttgttgtgtttctgttttctttttcagttttttaaataAACGAAGACAAAGAATGTTCTGCTGCAGCCCTTTTCTCATCCATTGGAAGGCTTCACATCTGTTTGGGTGGAAAACACTCAGCCTTGTTTCACACACCCAACCATGCAGAAGTACATGAATTTTACTTCCTATGTGGGTGATCTCAAGGATTTTAGGGACTACTTGATGCACACAGATACTTCAGTTTCCACTGAACCACAtgtacacattttttttataatgttgTGCAGTTCCAAAAAtcagaggagaagaaatttGATTTTGAATCAGATACTGTATGTTCTATACTGAATTCTACTTAAAGTTTACAAAAAATGCTGACAGTAATTGGTCATCtgcaagggttttttttttattacttaaatACCTGTTACAGCGGGAAGTGGTTCATTAATAAGAATTAAACTGTTCttaaatatctaaatattttgatttaaacaTAGCCTATTTATGAATGGTGAAAAAATGATTATTCCTTCTGTAGTGATGGAAGTACATTTCTGAGAAAGTACTGCTAAGTGGTGAGAGCAAGAAATAGAAAGTACTATATTTAGGAGCACAGACTAACAAAAATTAAGCATATTAGAAATCCACTGACTTGTTACAGAAGCTGTGTCAGGATGAGAGATTTCTAAACCAAAAGGATTCTTCACTTGTCTCATTCGCTTCTTCAGTACTCTCGTGCTGGATTCTGTTCCTTCTGAGTTTCTGAGAATAACAGGGACACCCAAACCAAACCTGAGAGACACAGAATAAGAAGAATGAGCATGTTATGCACTGCTCTTGGCATGTTTCAGTTCCTGTTCAGCTCTAAGTAACTTGCAGCACAACAAATAGATCCAGTGTGGCTTTGCACAATATCTGTTAGGATGCATGCATAACACAGCCTGCCAATTCAGCTCCAGCTTTTTGTGGCAGAAGACAGGAGTCctcagtgttaaaaaaaataaacaaatagagGGAGGATACTTCGACAGTATTTCCAGAGTGTG contains the following coding sequences:
- the CGRRF1 gene encoding cell growth regulator with RING finger domain protein 1 isoform X2 translates to MAAVFLVTLYEYSPLFYITVVFVCFLVTSGLVLGWFGLGVPVILRNSEGTESSTRVLKKRMRQVKNPFGLEISHPDTASVTRGITLIPDCLEDCVLTCYWGCNVQKLHEALQKHVYCFRINTPQALEDALYDEYLYRQQYFIKKNDKEEKYCQLPEDAQVVDFGPVPRLCYPLIALLTLADEEDREIYDIISMVSVIHVPDESYRLSCRILYQYLLLAQGQYHDLKLFMSANSTTPPSCGTSPDERSTDRSLLEKAGLAEDEPELHEENSKDCVVCQNGTVNWVLLPCRHTCLCDGCIKYFQQCPMCRQFVQESFPLCSKKEQDEDESTQILQDVHPGRVF
- the CGRRF1 gene encoding cell growth regulator with RING finger domain protein 1 isoform X1; the protein is MAAVFLVTLYEYSPLFYITVVFVCFLVTSGLVLGWFGLGVPVILRNSEGTESSTRVLKKRMRQVKNPFGLEISHPDTASVTRGITLIPDCLEDCVLTCYWGCNVQKLHEALQKHVYCFRINTPQALEDALYDEYLYRQQYFIKKNDKEEKYCQLPEDAQVVDFGPVPRLCYPLIALLTLADEEDREIYDIISMVSVIHVPDESYRLSCRILYQYLLLAQGQYHDLKQLFMSANSTTPPSCGTSPDERSTDRSLLEKAGLAEDEPELHEENSKDCVVCQNGTVNWVLLPCRHTCLCDGCIKYFQQCPMCRQFVQESFPLCSKKEQDEDESTQILQDVHPGRVF